A genomic segment from Sparus aurata chromosome 20, fSpaAur1.1, whole genome shotgun sequence encodes:
- the LOC115571343 gene encoding hyaluronan-binding protein 2-like isoform X2 translates to MARGYSNMGCLIALLIHLCALAAFGHDFHGNTETDDLAEYEYYYYDLPTEVPAEDYDLSLDDWLYELMDVTDECDPNPCSNGGSCDTAADGGFLCVCPERYTGKRCQTVKDVCKNVNCGHGSCVVTTAAPFYECKCKHPYRPPNCRKASPCRPNPCQNGGFCKKGPKRSSFQCSCLDGYSGKFCEVGPNDCYQENGESYLGMVSETVEGEECLDWNSYFIVQKGSDPFKEYAGFDGIGPHNYCRNPDGDDQPWCFVNKNKKLKWNYCKVRKCSGAPTTPQTIPTPAKPEVSTAQFSQCGKPQPGRSARIFGGKKSLPGAHPWQVSLQTRPKGSSGPFSHICGGILIESCWVLTAAHCIKNGAEMQVVLGGVDIEKDEVYDQVIPVEKAIVHEEYKESPFALHNDVAMLQLKVTDKPYCAKETRFVKTVCLPNVLFTNGTECVISGWGVTETQKYGTNQLLDARVLLISQEKCNAPHVYGGSLDDSMFCAGNMRGGVDSCQGDSGGPLVCERNGTHYVVGVVSWGDGCGKKYKPGVYANVRRFIDWIASHLIS, encoded by the exons ATGGCCAGGGGCTACAGCAACATGGGCTGCTTGATAGCTTTACTCATACACCTGTGCGCACTCGCTGCATTTGGACATGACTTCCAT GGAAACACAGAAACGGATGACCTCGCTG AATATGAGTATTATTATTACGATCTACCCACTGAGGTCCCTGCAGAAGATTATGATTTGAGTCTAGACGACTGGTTGTATGAGCTCATGGATGTCACAG ATGAGTGTGATCCAAACCCATGTTCGAACGGAGGCTCCTGTGACACCGCTGCCGACGGcggctttttgtgtgtgtgccccgAGCGTTACACAGGAAAAAGGTGTCAGACAG TGAAGGATGTTTGCAAGAACGTGAACTGTGGCCACGGAAGCTGCGTCGTCACCACTGCTGCTCCGTTCTACGAGTGCAAGTGCAAGCATCCGTACAGGCCGCCCAACTGCAGGAAAG CCTCTCCCTGCAGGCCCAACCCCTGTCAGAACGGAGGCTTTTGCAAGAAGGGTCCCAAACGCTCCTCCTTCCAGTGTTCCTGCCTCGATGGATACAGCGGAAAGTTCTGCGAAGTCG gaccAAACGACTGCTACCAGGAGAACGGTGAGTCTTACCTCGGCATGGTGAGCGAGACAGTGGAAGGAGAAGAGTGTCTGGACTGGAATTCTTATTTCATCGTGCAGAAGGGCAGCGATCCCTTCAAAGAGTATGCAGGCTTCGATGGAATCGGGCCACACAATTACTGCAG GAACCCTGATGGAGACGACCAGCCCTGGTGCTTcgtcaacaaaaacaaaaaactgaagtgGAACTACTGCAAAGTTAGGAAATGTTCTggag CTCCAACCACCCCACAAACAATTCCAACTCCAGCCAAGCCAGAGGTCTCCACCGCCCAGTTCTCCCAGTGTGGGAAGCCGCAGCCTGGCCGCTCAGCCCGGATCTTCGGGGGGAAGAAGTCTCTTCCCGGAGCTCATCCGTGGCAGGTCTCCCTGCAGACCAGACCCAAAGGCTCCTCCGGGCCCTTCAGCCACATCTGTGGAGGCATCCTCATTGAGTCCTGCTGGGTGCTCACTGCCGCACACTGCAT AAAAAACGGGGCAGAAATGCAGGTGGTGCTGGGAGGAGTGGACATAGAGAAGGATGAAGTGTACGATCAGGTCATTCCAGTGGAGAAGGCCATCGTGCATGAGGAATATAAGGAGAGCCCCTTTGCTCTTCATAATGATGTTG CCATGCTTCAACTGAAGGTGACTGACAAACCGTACTGTGCCAAGGAAACGCGCTTCGTGAAGACAGTCTGCCTGCCGAACGTGCTCTTCACCAATGGGACCGAGTGTGTGATCTCAGGGTGGGGCGTGACCGAAACAC AGAAGTACGGTACCAACCAGCTGCTGGATGCTCGCGTCCTCCTGATCTCCCAGGAGAAATGTAACGCTCCGCACGTCTACGGAGGCTCGCTGGACGACAGCATGTTCTGTGCAGGCAACATGAGAGGAGGTGTCGACTCCTGCCAG GGTGACTCTGGCGGCCCCCTGGTGTGCGAGCGCAATGGGACCCACTACGTCGTCGGAGTGGTAAGCTGGGGCGACGGCTGCGGGAAGAAGTACAAGCCCGGTGTCTACGCCAACGTCCGCAGATTTATTGACTGGATCGCTTCTCACTTAATCTCATGA
- the LOC115571343 gene encoding hyaluronan-binding protein 2-like isoform X1 translates to MARGYSNMGCLIALLIHLCALAAFGHDFHGNTETDDLAEYEYYYYDLPTEVPAEDYDLSLDDWLYELMDVTDECDPNPCSNGGSCDTAADGGFLCVCPERYTGKRCQTVKDVCKNVNCGHGSCVVTTAAPFYECKCKHPYRPPNCRKASPCRPNPCQNGGFCKKGPKRSSFQCSCLDGYSGKFCEVGPNDCYQENGESYLGMVSETVEGEECLDWNSYFIVQKGSDPFKEYAGFDGIGPHNYCRNPDGDDQPWCFVNKNKKLKWNYCKVRKCSGAPTTPQTIPTPAKPEVSTAQFSQCGKPQPGRSARIFGGKKSLPGAHPWQVSLQTRPKGSSGPFSHICGGILIESCWVLTAAHCIKNGAEMQVVLGGVDIEKDEVYDQVIPVEKAIVHEEYKESPFALHNDVAMLQLKVTDKPYCAKETRFVKTVCLPNVLFTNGTECVISGWGVTETPHGYSSSSPLARIYIGKQEKYGTNQLLDARVLLISQEKCNAPHVYGGSLDDSMFCAGNMRGGVDSCQGDSGGPLVCERNGTHYVVGVVSWGDGCGKKYKPGVYANVRRFIDWIASHLIS, encoded by the exons ATGGCCAGGGGCTACAGCAACATGGGCTGCTTGATAGCTTTACTCATACACCTGTGCGCACTCGCTGCATTTGGACATGACTTCCAT GGAAACACAGAAACGGATGACCTCGCTG AATATGAGTATTATTATTACGATCTACCCACTGAGGTCCCTGCAGAAGATTATGATTTGAGTCTAGACGACTGGTTGTATGAGCTCATGGATGTCACAG ATGAGTGTGATCCAAACCCATGTTCGAACGGAGGCTCCTGTGACACCGCTGCCGACGGcggctttttgtgtgtgtgccccgAGCGTTACACAGGAAAAAGGTGTCAGACAG TGAAGGATGTTTGCAAGAACGTGAACTGTGGCCACGGAAGCTGCGTCGTCACCACTGCTGCTCCGTTCTACGAGTGCAAGTGCAAGCATCCGTACAGGCCGCCCAACTGCAGGAAAG CCTCTCCCTGCAGGCCCAACCCCTGTCAGAACGGAGGCTTTTGCAAGAAGGGTCCCAAACGCTCCTCCTTCCAGTGTTCCTGCCTCGATGGATACAGCGGAAAGTTCTGCGAAGTCG gaccAAACGACTGCTACCAGGAGAACGGTGAGTCTTACCTCGGCATGGTGAGCGAGACAGTGGAAGGAGAAGAGTGTCTGGACTGGAATTCTTATTTCATCGTGCAGAAGGGCAGCGATCCCTTCAAAGAGTATGCAGGCTTCGATGGAATCGGGCCACACAATTACTGCAG GAACCCTGATGGAGACGACCAGCCCTGGTGCTTcgtcaacaaaaacaaaaaactgaagtgGAACTACTGCAAAGTTAGGAAATGTTCTggag CTCCAACCACCCCACAAACAATTCCAACTCCAGCCAAGCCAGAGGTCTCCACCGCCCAGTTCTCCCAGTGTGGGAAGCCGCAGCCTGGCCGCTCAGCCCGGATCTTCGGGGGGAAGAAGTCTCTTCCCGGAGCTCATCCGTGGCAGGTCTCCCTGCAGACCAGACCCAAAGGCTCCTCCGGGCCCTTCAGCCACATCTGTGGAGGCATCCTCATTGAGTCCTGCTGGGTGCTCACTGCCGCACACTGCAT AAAAAACGGGGCAGAAATGCAGGTGGTGCTGGGAGGAGTGGACATAGAGAAGGATGAAGTGTACGATCAGGTCATTCCAGTGGAGAAGGCCATCGTGCATGAGGAATATAAGGAGAGCCCCTTTGCTCTTCATAATGATGTTG CCATGCTTCAACTGAAGGTGACTGACAAACCGTACTGTGCCAAGGAAACGCGCTTCGTGAAGACAGTCTGCCTGCCGAACGTGCTCTTCACCAATGGGACCGAGTGTGTGATCTCAGGGTGGGGCGTGACCGAAACAC CTCATGGATATTCATCCAGTTCACCTCTAGCGCGCATTTACATCGGAAAACAGG AGAAGTACGGTACCAACCAGCTGCTGGATGCTCGCGTCCTCCTGATCTCCCAGGAGAAATGTAACGCTCCGCACGTCTACGGAGGCTCGCTGGACGACAGCATGTTCTGTGCAGGCAACATGAGAGGAGGTGTCGACTCCTGCCAG GGTGACTCTGGCGGCCCCCTGGTGTGCGAGCGCAATGGGACCCACTACGTCGTCGGAGTGGTAAGCTGGGGCGACGGCTGCGGGAAGAAGTACAAGCCCGGTGTCTACGCCAACGTCCGCAGATTTATTGACTGGATCGCTTCTCACTTAATCTCATGA